A single window of Oreochromis aureus strain Israel breed Guangdong linkage group 5, ZZ_aureus, whole genome shotgun sequence DNA harbors:
- the zgc:171566 gene encoding zgc:171566, with product MPRTAAAVFAVLIACLWCSPALCAVGRTRQQLNYRPIIGVLAQENLPWDQFARGSSYIAASYVKYLEAAGARVVPIRINRTEEEYAKIFNSINGLLLPGGDVDLQTSQFSRAAKIFYNLALKANDAGDYFPIWGTCQGFQQLTVLTANKNLLTLTDTKAVALPLTLTSVAPSSRLFRNFPKDLLRSLANENITANFHSWSLSMQNYSRNAKLRRFYKILSTNSDGKKEFISTMEANHYPFYAVQWHPEKSPFEWVDKPGMVHSVSAVRASFYTASFFVSEAMKNHHHYPSPDEEDKALIYNFSPVYRGFDAVFVQNYYFD from the exons ATGCCTCGAACAGCTGCAGCAGTGTTCGCGGTGCTGATCGCCTGCCTCTGGTGCTCACCCGCTCTGTGTGCTGTAGGAAGAACCCGCCAGCAGCTCAATTACCGACCAATTATCG GCGTGTTGGCACAGGAAAACCTTCCATGGGACCAGTTTGCTCGTGGGTCTTCTTACATAGCTGCCTCCTATGTCAAATACCTAGAGGCTGCTGGGGCCAGGGTTGTACCTATTCG aatCAATCGCACAGAAGAAGAGTACGCCAAGATATTTAACTCAATAAATGG GTTGTTGTTGCCAGGTGGAGATGTAGATCTTCAGACGTCACAGTTCAGTCGAGCTGCCAAGATCTTTTACAACTTGGCTCTGAAG GCCAATGATGCTGGAGACTACTTTCCTATTTGGGGAACCTGCCAGGGCTTCCAGCAGCTCACTGTCCTGACTGCCAACAAAAACCTCCTCACGCTTACTGATACCAAGGCTGTGGCTCTACCTCTGACACTCACATCAG TGGCCCCATCTAGCCGATTATTCCGGAATTTTCCCAAAGATTTGCTGCGGTCTTTGGCTAATGAAAACATCACTGCAAACTTCCACAGTTGGAGTCTCTCCATGCAG AATTACAGTCGAAATGCCAAACTCAGGAGGTTTTACAAGATCCTGTCCACTAACAGTGATGGAAAGAAAGAATTCATCTCTACCATGGAAG CCAACCATTACCCATTTTATGCTGTGCAATGGCATCCAGAGAAAAGTCCTTTTGAGTGGGTCGATAAGCCAGGAATGGTTCATTCTGTCTCTGCTGTAAGGGCCAGCTTCTACACTGCCAGCTTCTTTGTTTCTGAAG CTATGAAAAACCACCATCATTACCCCAGTCCTGATGAGGAGGACAAAGCTCTCATTTACAACTTTTCTCCTGTTTACAGAGGCTTTGATgctgtctttgtgcagaat